One stretch of Pseudoramibacter sp. DNA includes these proteins:
- a CDS encoding ethanolamine ammonia-lyase reactivating factor EutA, with product MSEKIKSVGIDIGTSTTQLIFSELTIRNLAGSYRVPRIKIVDKRVIYKSAIYFTPLQSMAAIDTAAVKAIMQKEYQKAGIKPEDLQTGAVIITGDSARKDNADSVIEELSDMAGDFVVATAGPDLESVLSARGAGTDVLSREQEKTIANIDIGGGTSNIAVYQNGRLMGTSCLNIGGRLITVEEGRIKNIFPDLERRAEKMGQPIHRGDQADVEKLKKICRQLASDLAQALNLKPREAGHDALYTNGGDPLDTSIHLDGITFSGGVAACLYEHPSGSFPYGDIGNLLAQAVREEKAFSTVETYPSRETIRATVVGAGSHTMNVSGSTIRYEAGLLPIKNIPVLKIREEDEDTPGKITQTIQREMPVLLGNGETSPVAIALSAQNTQTFAEIQTLAQTIVDGTEKVLKRSAPLIVITENDIGKVLGNALSLLVGREHPVISLDGLYADTGDYIDIGEPVAGGRVCPVIIKTIVFNS from the coding sequence ATGTCTGAAAAAATCAAAAGTGTGGGCATTGATATCGGCACATCAACGACACAGCTCATTTTCAGTGAGCTGACCATTCGAAATCTGGCAGGAAGCTATCGGGTGCCGCGAATCAAAATTGTCGATAAGCGAGTCATTTACAAATCAGCAATTTATTTCACACCGCTTCAATCCATGGCTGCAATTGATACGGCAGCGGTGAAAGCGATCATGCAAAAAGAATATCAGAAGGCTGGGATCAAGCCTGAAGATCTCCAAACTGGGGCGGTCATCATTACAGGAGATTCGGCGCGAAAAGACAACGCAGATTCCGTTATCGAAGAATTGAGCGACATGGCAGGAGACTTTGTCGTCGCAACTGCCGGCCCTGATTTGGAGTCCGTGCTGTCGGCTCGTGGGGCAGGAACGGACGTTTTGTCCAGAGAACAAGAAAAAACCATCGCCAATATTGATATTGGCGGCGGCACTTCCAATATCGCCGTTTATCAGAACGGCCGCCTCATGGGAACATCATGTCTCAATATTGGCGGACGTCTGATCACGGTGGAAGAAGGGCGCATTAAAAATATCTTTCCGGACCTAGAACGGCGCGCAGAAAAAATGGGACAGCCGATTCATAGAGGAGATCAGGCCGATGTCGAAAAACTTAAAAAAATATGCCGGCAGCTGGCATCGGATTTGGCTCAGGCTCTCAATCTGAAACCCAGAGAAGCCGGTCACGATGCGCTTTACACCAACGGCGGTGATCCCTTGGATACGTCTATTCATTTGGACGGCATCACGTTCTCGGGTGGCGTAGCTGCGTGTCTTTATGAACATCCATCGGGAAGCTTTCCCTATGGAGATATTGGCAATTTACTGGCTCAGGCTGTGCGGGAAGAAAAAGCTTTTTCTACTGTTGAAACCTACCCGTCCCGGGAAACCATTCGGGCAACCGTCGTGGGTGCCGGCAGCCATACCATGAATGTCAGCGGCAGTACGATCCGTTATGAAGCGGGTTTGCTGCCGATAAAGAATATACCAGTCTTAAAAATCAGAGAGGAGGATGAGGATACACCAGGGAAGATCACACAAACCATTCAGCGGGAAATGCCGGTTCTATTGGGAAACGGCGAGACCAGTCCCGTTGCCATCGCTTTATCGGCTCAAAATACACAGACTTTTGCCGAAATTCAAACTTTGGCTCAAACGATTGTGGATGGGACGGAGAAGGTATTAAAGCGGTCGGCACCGCTGATTGTGATCACGGAAAATGATATTGGCAAAGTCCTGGGCAACGCGCTGAGCTTATTGGTCGGTCGGGAACATCCGGTCATTTCTTTAGACGGATTGTATGCAGATACCGGCGATTATATAGACATCGGCGAACCAGTGGCAGGCGGGCGTGTTTGCCCGGTGATTATTAAAACCATTGTGTTTAATTCATGA
- a CDS encoding sensor histidine kinase has protein sequence MTIESLCRHYTALSETDIEEIENMANWLPTIANLVEADVFIDCPTTNGKVIVVAEAKPVVCQSSYEKSVVGELASEIYEPAVAQSIRKDSNVKRMKAITQEGKCVIQTVEPIHSQTTDHLIGVLIKEKALKEPEERKEAEVLIRAMSAEQRMHLMEYLEEGMMIVDQRGMIRYANQWSIKLYQRLGFIENPIGRPYRAFSLIKSGINHSEWLLKQEVQCGDNYLVVRHVRINDGDGSFVVLIKDITRERRQENEIILKSVAMKEIHHRIKNNLQTVASLLRLQRRRSKNEETREALDKCMLRILSIAGTHEVLSQSVSSDVKILKVIENIRQNMMMTADPEKQIDILIEGDDFYVPSDISTTIALVVNEIVQNSMKYAFKDRDSGLIVISIKHTEVYSTIIIKDNGCGFDTTEKRPESLGLSIVKSMVRDKLHGGINIVSNQKGTEIEIKFANYSPEMEKMQIEKIKQQARKSHNTDN, from the coding sequence ATGACGATTGAAAGCTTATGTCGGCATTACACGGCGCTGTCAGAAACAGATATCGAAGAAATTGAGAATATGGCCAACTGGCTGCCGACGATTGCAAACCTTGTAGAGGCCGATGTGTTTATTGACTGCCCGACGACAAACGGAAAGGTTATCGTCGTGGCGGAAGCAAAACCAGTTGTGTGCCAGTCCAGTTACGAAAAAAGTGTCGTCGGAGAATTGGCTTCGGAAATCTATGAACCGGCCGTGGCTCAGAGTATCCGGAAAGACAGTAATGTTAAGCGCATGAAAGCGATAACCCAGGAAGGAAAGTGTGTGATTCAAACAGTAGAACCAATACATAGTCAGACAACAGATCATCTCATTGGCGTGCTGATCAAAGAGAAGGCCTTAAAAGAGCCCGAAGAGCGAAAAGAGGCAGAAGTTTTGATACGCGCGATGAGTGCCGAGCAGCGGATGCATTTGATGGAATACCTTGAAGAAGGCATGATGATCGTCGATCAACGGGGCATGATCCGGTACGCCAATCAGTGGTCGATTAAACTTTATCAGCGTTTAGGCTTTATCGAAAATCCTATCGGGCGTCCTTACAGGGCATTCAGTCTCATTAAATCAGGGATCAACCACAGCGAATGGCTGCTCAAACAGGAAGTCCAGTGCGGCGACAATTACCTGGTGGTGCGCCACGTTCGGATCAACGATGGGGATGGCAGTTTTGTCGTTCTGATTAAAGACATCACCCGGGAACGGCGCCAGGAAAATGAGATTATTTTAAAATCTGTGGCAATGAAGGAAATTCATCACCGCATTAAAAACAACCTCCAAACGGTGGCCTCCCTGCTTCGGCTTCAGAGACGCCGTTCCAAAAACGAAGAAACTAGAGAGGCGCTGGACAAATGCATGCTTCGGATTCTTTCGATTGCAGGAACTCATGAAGTTTTGTCCCAGAGCGTGAGCAGTGATGTCAAAATTCTCAAAGTCATTGAAAATATTCGGCAGAATATGATGATGACGGCAGATCCTGAAAAACAGATTGACATTTTGATCGAGGGAGATGATTTCTATGTGCCGTCAGATATTTCGACGACCATCGCACTGGTGGTGAACGAAATTGTACAGAATTCAATGAAGTACGCTTTCAAAGATCGAGATAGTGGCCTGATCGTCATTAGCATCAAGCATACAGAAGTGTATTCGACGATTATTATTAAAGATAATGGCTGCGGTTTTGACACCACGGAAAAAAGGCCGGAAAGTCTTGGCCTGTCGATTGTCAAATCCATGGTCAGAGATAAACTTCACGGCGGCATTAATATTGTGTCAAATCAAAAGGGCACAGAAATTGAAATTAAATTTGCAAATTATTCTCCGGAAATGGAAAAAATGCAAATTGAAAAAATCAAACAACAGGCAAGGAAAAGCCATAATACAGATAACTAA
- a CDS encoding ANTAR domain-containing response regulator, protein MDDGRKCTVVIVDDEPILRMDLSEMLEMRGYKVVGEAGDGYDAILTCREKKPDLVFMDIKMPLLDGLSVTEMICDEKLAQTIILLTAYTDHDYIEKAKACGISGYLVKPINESALEPTIEMARNKTRVCQQLEEKVESMTNRLKSRIIIEKSKGWLMQKGNLSEEKAYNYLREISQDKNIPMVQVAQFILKRAGLRP, encoded by the coding sequence ATGGATGATGGAAGGAAATGCACAGTCGTCATTGTAGACGATGAACCAATTTTACGCATGGATTTATCTGAAATGCTCGAAATGCGCGGTTATAAAGTTGTCGGCGAAGCTGGCGACGGTTACGATGCGATTTTAACCTGCCGGGAAAAGAAACCGGATCTGGTTTTCATGGATATCAAAATGCCCTTGCTGGACGGCTTATCTGTGACTGAAATGATTTGTGATGAAAAGCTGGCACAGACCATAATTCTTCTGACAGCCTATACGGATCACGATTACATCGAAAAAGCAAAAGCCTGCGGCATCAGCGGTTATCTGGTTAAACCGATTAACGAAAGTGCCCTGGAACCGACCATTGAAATGGCCCGTAATAAAACACGGGTCTGCCAGCAGCTTGAAGAAAAAGTTGAAAGTATGACCAACCGTTTGAAAAGCCGCATTATCATTGAAAAATCAAAGGGATGGCTTATGCAGAAAGGCAATCTTTCTGAGGAAAAGGCATATAATTATCTGCGGGAGATCAGCCAGGATAAAAACATCCCGATGGTTCAGGTGGCGCAGTTTATTTTGAAAAGAGCGGGGCTCAGGCCATGA
- a CDS encoding DUF368 domain-containing protein, which yields MIRNLINGFCMALADSVPGVSGGTVAFIMGFYDRFIGSIDDLVFGKGQRRKTALIYLLKLGLGWLIGMGIASTILGTMFTSHIYFISSVFIGFIAGAIPLVILEEKKQFKPRPLGLLFFAIGIGLVAAVTALNGGAGKAAMDLSVFNGAAAVKLFFIGMIAISAMFLPGISGSTLLLVFGAYIPVITAVHHLFALNFSYLPMTAVFGVGIICGAMSVVKVIRLCLERYRSQTLWFILGMMVGSFYAIVQGPTTLKVPQAPLSLSTFSAFACLIGVALVFAMQIAKGKKDNRPHETKKLGRNVGEMEN from the coding sequence ATGATTCGAAATCTAATCAACGGGTTTTGCATGGCTCTGGCAGACAGTGTGCCGGGGGTTTCCGGCGGCACCGTCGCATTTATTATGGGGTTTTACGACCGCTTTATCGGCAGTATTGACGATCTGGTTTTCGGGAAGGGACAGCGGCGGAAAACGGCGCTGATTTATCTTTTGAAGCTTGGGCTGGGGTGGCTCATCGGCATGGGCATCGCCTCGACGATATTGGGGACGATGTTCACCAGTCACATCTACTTCATCAGTTCGGTGTTTATCGGCTTTATCGCCGGGGCGATCCCCCTCGTCATTCTGGAAGAGAAAAAGCAGTTTAAACCCAGACCTCTGGGCCTGCTCTTTTTTGCCATCGGCATCGGCCTCGTGGCGGCAGTGACAGCATTGAACGGCGGGGCCGGCAAAGCCGCGATGGATCTCAGCGTCTTTAACGGCGCCGCAGCGGTCAAACTGTTTTTCATCGGGATGATCGCCATTTCGGCCATGTTCCTTCCGGGGATCTCCGGCTCGACCCTGCTACTTGTCTTTGGAGCGTACATTCCGGTGATCACCGCTGTACATCATCTCTTCGCCCTAAACTTTTCATACCTGCCGATGACCGCGGTGTTCGGTGTCGGGATCATCTGCGGCGCCATGTCTGTGGTGAAAGTGATTCGGCTCTGCCTTGAACGCTACCGTTCCCAGACCCTGTGGTTCATTCTCGGGATGATGGTCGGCTCCTTCTACGCCATCGTGCAGGGACCGACGACTTTAAAAGTCCCCCAGGCGCCTTTAAGTCTCTCGACCTTCAGCGCCTTCGCCTGCCTTATCGGCGTGGCCCTGGTGTTCGCAATGCAGATCGCGAAGGGGAAGAAGGACAATCGGCCTCACGAGACTAAAAAGTTAGGTAGAAACGTGGGAGAAATGGAAAATTGA
- a CDS encoding response regulator transcription factor, which produces MDKQRKILIVEDDPDIRTIETAYLKAAGYGVCALADGKGVMAAIEEQHISLILLDLMLPGKSGYALCEEIRKKYDLPILMVTARTESVDKVRGFGTGADDYITKPFDPMELVARVNANLRQYDRLKGGNSETAEQKPKEIVIQDLRILPDSWKVYKGDTEIRLPNREFELLKFMAENPNIVFSKEQLYEKVWGLDYFGDNATIMVHINRIRSKIEDDSKNPKILETVWGAGYRLNSRPQQD; this is translated from the coding sequence ATGGATAAGCAGCGTAAAATTTTAATAGTAGAAGACGATCCGGATATCCGGACGATTGAAACGGCCTATTTGAAAGCCGCGGGCTACGGCGTGTGCGCCCTGGCCGACGGCAAAGGGGTCATGGCCGCGATAGAAGAACAGCACATCAGTTTGATTCTTTTGGATCTCATGCTGCCGGGGAAAAGCGGCTACGCCCTGTGTGAAGAGATCCGGAAAAAATACGACCTGCCGATTCTGATGGTGACGGCGCGGACCGAATCCGTCGATAAAGTCCGGGGATTCGGCACCGGCGCCGACGATTACATCACGAAACCCTTCGATCCGATGGAACTGGTGGCCCGGGTCAACGCCAATCTGCGCCAGTACGACCGGCTGAAGGGCGGAAACTCAGAAACAGCAGAACAAAAGCCAAAGGAAATCGTCATTCAGGATCTGCGCATTCTGCCGGACAGCTGGAAAGTGTACAAGGGCGATACGGAAATCCGCCTGCCGAACCGGGAATTTGAACTCCTTAAATTCATGGCCGAAAATCCAAACATCGTCTTTTCAAAAGAACAGCTTTATGAAAAAGTCTGGGGCCTCGATTATTTCGGGGACAACGCGACCATCATGGTGCACATCAACCGCATCCGCAGCAAAATCGAAGACGACAGCAAAAATCCCAAGATTTTGGAAACCGTCTGGGGCGCTGGCTACCGGCTGAACAGCAGACCCCAGCAGGATTAG
- a CDS encoding HAMP domain-containing sensor histidine kinase, with amino-acid sequence MKNPTIRKRIFASNTIMVLLILALMIGATIGCAKLYTDHLEERFVAQAQRLSQKHGELDEHDIKSVFFDNTIKNPYFNALVGADLVICVAGFIIISQIFTKRLSNHLMVPVEALEEGAERVRKGNFKEKIEYTGDREFEDLCDTFNLMQAGILEEQEKNARYEKMRTNLIVGISHDLRTPLTAIHGTVKGLLDGVADTPEMQRQFLTIADRRAEEMETLLRRLFYFSKMETGSMPLELVPVELKGFVTAYCKGKQEVLNPDSAQLQLLPPLDMAFPVQIDPEQMARVLDNLVENSIKYAGTSPVHIKVQLTASADDAAVLSVWDDGKGVSKENLPHLFEEFYREDASRSQKEGNGLGLYIVKYLVEAMGGTVSAENVPGLQVILRLPLVKNNEKTEENDG; translated from the coding sequence ATGAAAAATCCGACGATTCGAAAACGCATTTTTGCATCCAATACCATCATGGTCCTGTTGATTCTGGCCCTAATGATCGGCGCGACGATAGGCTGCGCCAAACTGTACACCGATCATTTAGAGGAACGCTTTGTGGCTCAGGCCCAGCGCCTGTCTCAGAAGCACGGCGAACTGGACGAACACGACATCAAATCCGTCTTTTTCGACAATACGATCAAGAATCCCTATTTCAACGCGCTGGTCGGAGCAGACCTTGTGATCTGCGTGGCCGGGTTCATCATCATCAGCCAGATTTTCACAAAGCGGCTGTCCAATCACCTCATGGTGCCGGTAGAGGCGCTGGAAGAAGGCGCCGAGCGGGTGCGGAAGGGGAATTTTAAAGAAAAAATTGAATATACGGGTGACCGGGAATTTGAAGATCTGTGCGATACTTTTAATCTCATGCAGGCGGGGATTCTCGAGGAGCAGGAGAAAAATGCCCGGTATGAAAAAATGCGAACGAATCTTATTGTCGGCATCTCCCACGATTTAAGGACCCCGCTGACGGCCATTCACGGCACGGTGAAGGGGCTTTTGGACGGGGTGGCCGACACGCCGGAGATGCAGCGACAGTTTCTCACAATTGCCGACCGCCGGGCGGAAGAGATGGAAACGCTGCTGAGGCGGCTGTTCTATTTTTCGAAGATGGAAACGGGCAGCATGCCCTTGGAACTGGTTCCTGTGGAACTCAAAGGTTTTGTGACGGCCTACTGCAAGGGCAAACAGGAAGTGTTAAATCCGGACAGCGCGCAGCTTCAGCTGCTGCCGCCGCTGGACATGGCCTTTCCCGTTCAGATCGACCCGGAACAGATGGCCCGGGTTTTGGACAACCTCGTTGAAAATAGCATCAAGTACGCGGGAACTTCGCCTGTGCATATCAAAGTGCAGCTCACGGCTTCTGCCGACGATGCAGCTGTTTTATCCGTATGGGACGACGGCAAAGGGGTCTCGAAAGAAAATCTGCCTCATTTATTTGAAGAATTTTATCGGGAAGACGCTTCCCGGAGTCAGAAAGAAGGCAACGGCCTCGGCCTTTATATCGTGAAGTATCTCGTCGAGGCCATGGGCGGCACTGTGTCCGCAGAAAATGTACCGGGACTGCAGGTAATCCTGCGGCTGCCCCTTGTGAAAAATAACGAAAAGACAGAGGAAAACGATGGATAA